One window from the genome of Candidatus Limnocylindria bacterium encodes:
- a CDS encoding ScpA family protein, with the protein PLDLLLELVEEKKLDILTVRLGELADAYLARIRALDALPAEEVSAFLALASRLVLLKARSLLPSLLPLAETDEGESEEDLRARLLEYAVVRERAGALGDRLRSGERGFHREGGTPDLPPRGGEVLALAAAWSKVLALASRPREEGLVAPGERYSVEERTAEIEAIIAEREQVTFTELLSSEPTLGWAVVTFIALLDLYRRSVIDLEQSELFADILIRRKQAA; encoded by the coding sequence CCGCTCGATCTGCTGCTCGAGCTGGTCGAGGAGAAGAAGCTCGACATTCTGACTGTGCGTCTCGGCGAGCTCGCCGACGCGTACCTCGCGCGCATACGTGCGCTCGATGCGCTCCCCGCGGAAGAGGTGTCCGCGTTCCTCGCGCTGGCCTCGCGCCTCGTCCTGCTCAAGGCGCGCAGCCTGTTGCCGTCGCTCCTGCCGCTCGCGGAGACCGACGAGGGCGAGAGCGAGGAGGATCTGCGCGCACGCCTGCTCGAGTACGCCGTCGTGCGGGAGCGCGCCGGCGCGCTCGGCGACCGTCTGCGCAGCGGCGAGCGCGGGTTCCATCGCGAAGGCGGAACGCCCGACCTGCCCCCGCGTGGCGGCGAGGTCCTCGCGCTCGCGGCCGCGTGGTCGAAGGTGCTCGCGCTCGCGTCGCGACCACGCGAGGAGGGCCTCGTCGCCCCGGGGGAGCGCTACTCGGTGGAGGAGCGCACCGCCGAGATCGAGGCCATCATCGCCGAGCGCGAGCAAGTGACATTCACCGAGCTGCTCAGCAGCGAGCCCACCCTCGGATGGGCTGTCGTAACGTTCATCGCGCTGCTCGACCTGTACCGGCGCAGCGTCATCGACCTCGAGCAGAGCGAGCTCTTCGCGGACATCCTTATCAGGAGAAAGCAGGCGGCATGA